The DNA region CGGTCATCCGTGATGCGATGGCAGCGACGGGCAAGGTCGGGATCGCGCGTCTTGTCCTGGCTCGGCGTGAACGCGCGGTCATGCTTGAGCCGCGGTCGAAGGGCATTGTCCTTTGGACTTTGCGATATGGCGACGAGGTCAGGGATGCACGCGACTATTTCCCCGAGATGGACCAAGGCAAGCCCGAACCGGGGCTGATGAAATTGATAGCCAACCTGATCCGCCAGAAGACGGTCGACTGGGATGACGGGCTCGTGCAGGACCCGGTTCAGGACAACCTGCTGGAGCTGATAGCTGCCAAGAAAAAAGCCTCCAAGAAGTCACGCCCCGTCAGGCCTGCGACCGTGGAGGAGTCAGGCAATGTGATCAATATCATGGATGCTCTGAAGAAAAGCATTGCCGCCGAGCGCAACCGCAAATAGGCCCGCTGTGCTCGCGGGCAGCGTTGAGTGTTTTCGCCCCTGACGACCTATCAAAAAGCGCTTCGCAAGAGATTTTGTGACAAACCGACGTCCGCAATGTGGCGCCGCCCATGGAGCCCCCGCGGCCTATTCATCAGTCAGGTTCCATTCCCTTGATGGCAATTTCATTTGCCCCAGACCGGCATCGCGCATTTGGGTCTGTTTCGGCTCGGCGCGGAAGTCCTTCTTGTCCGAGGCGGAGTTCAGAAGAAGGGCTCGCCGCAACTCCCAGGCTGAAGGTCAGCAGATCCTGAAGGCGTAAGTTGGCGTTCTCGTGCTGATCGGTGTATTGTTCAAGGGCAGTTCG from Paracoccus sp. MBLB3053 includes:
- the ku gene encoding non-homologous end joining protein Ku, whose product is MAPRVFWKGYLKLSLVTCPVTMTPATTDSGRLRFHTLNARTGHQVLSRFVDEISGEPVEGDDQAKGYPQAENQHVLIDDDEFESIALESTRTIDIEMFVPAASIAWIWYDKPHYLSPSDAIGEEAFSVIRDAMAATGKVGIARLVLARRERAVMLEPRSKGIVLWTLRYGDEVRDARDYFPEMDQGKPEPGLMKLIANLIRQKTVDWDDGLVQDPVQDNLLELIAAKKKASKKSRPVRPATVEESGNVINIMDALKKSIAAERNRK